Proteins from one Ahaetulla prasina isolate Xishuangbanna chromosome 2, ASM2864084v1, whole genome shotgun sequence genomic window:
- the POC5 gene encoding centrosomal protein POC5 isoform X3, producing the protein MSSSEEKSASPVLPKDSDRGSSVSSDLQDEYEELLRYAVVTPKFEPSGLRQSDHMEVHQIPAGKSPGMSGYRHESAGVKWRCHGRTPELATSSRTTRIEVSAAVKESAHMDMEGLCPIRSEETCSPGSSSSQRDLQGTYVTDMSLSDDRVTHIESILDLWSGSLKTNVLTELRKWKLRFIEHHTLEMRQEREKHAADVRQLTNQMENLKELLHTYEISLGRKDEVIANLTQAIEKQKDRIELMKKFTKWRLQHFLGKQKAKEEMYANKLADRLYKLGLLKKAWAIWRSHFNTKWKETMEKAVQTSVESMRAALTNEYEAKLQTVNSALEEARSEIIELQNQRQDYEDAMKKAFMRGVCALNLEAMSMFQGKDFKLDQVGSQLQPGPSVRSSIFRQQQEQVNSEVRSQHQPGLSTRSSTFRQQQEQIDDDVRNQLRSGPSTRSSMFRQQQEQVNGEVRNTLHPGPSNRPSLFRQQQEQVNVRNPGPSNKPSLFHQQQEQVNSEARNQLQPGPSVRSSIFQQQQQEQVVDGEVRNQLHPGPSNRSNVFQQQQEQEDGEVRNSLQPGPSNRPSMFRQQQEQANGEARNQLQPVPSVRSSIFQQQQQEQVDGEVRSQLQPGPLARSNMFRQQQEQEDGEVVDLPEKRAESGAGTGGPTAKFSSFQPMPSTSSLPQPPPHFAATTAGSAPAEDLFSSHQGHAVTSQTRLDSAAALTGCGAATGSGTMCISKLPMTRVVTSAQQKPGRTVTAKITGRSDFSAKNRICSNLDVLGVSPPMNSVVVEKHHPVTQQTISQAVAAKYPRTLHQSSNAIGVRHLGHNGKTPAQTHNNIQSIKVVE; encoded by the exons GAAAGAGTCCAGGAATGAGTGGCTACAGGCATGAAAGTGCAGGAGTGAAATGGAGGTGCCATGGAAGAACCCCAGAACTTGCAACATCTAGTCGAACAACAAGAATAGAAG tttCAGCGGCAGTAAAGGAGTCAGCTCATATGGACATGGAAGGACTTTGCCCAATCCGATCAGAAGAAACTTGTTCGCCAGGGTCCTCATCTAGTCAAAGAGATCTTCAAGGGACATATGTAACTGACATGAGCCTTTCAGATGATAGAGTGACCCACATAGAGAGCATTCTTGATCTGTGGAGTGGCAGCCTTAAA ACTAACGTTTTGACTGAGCTGAGGAAATGGAAACTTCGTTTTATTGAACATCATACCTTAGAGatgagacaagaaagagaaaagcatGCAGCCGATGTGAGACAATTGACTAATCAGATGGAGAACTTGAAGGAATTGCTTCATACGTATGAGATTTCCTTAGGGAGAAAGGATGAG gTAATTGCAAATCTAACACAGGCAAttgagaaacaaaaggacaggatagagttaATGAAAAAATTCACAAAATGGCGACTTCAGCATTTTTTGGGCAAACAAAAGGCCAAAGAAGAG ATGTACGCAAATAAACTGGCTGATCGGCTATATAAATTAGGCTTGTTGAAGAAAGCCTGGGCGATTTGGCGATCCCACTTTAATACAAAATGGAAAGAAACCATGGAAAAAGCTGTTCAGACGAGTGTGGAATCTATGCGTGCTGCACTCACCAATGAATATGAAGCCAAACTTCAAACG GTAAATAGCGCACTTGAGGAGGCCAGATCTGAAATTATTGAACTGCAGAACCAAAGACAAGATTATGAAGATGCCATGAAGAAGGCTTTCATGCGGGGTGTCTGTGCACTGAATTTAGAGGCAATGAGCATGTTTCAGGGCAAAGATTTCAAACTTGACCAGG tgggaAGTCAGCTTCAGCCTGGCCCATCAGTTAGATCAAGCATATTTCGTCAGCAACAGGAGCAAGTAAACAGTGAAG tgcgaAGTCAGCATCAGCCTGGCCTGTCAACCAGATCAAGCACGTTTCGTCAGCAGCAGGAGCAAATAGACGATGACG tgaGAAATCAGCTTCGTTCAGGCCCATCAACCAGATCAAGCATGTTTCGTCAGCAGCAGGAGCAAGTAAACGGTGAAG TGAGAAATACGCTTCATCCTGGCCCATCAAACAGACCGAGCTTGTTTCGTCAGCAGCAGGAGCAAGTAAACG TGAGAAATCCTGGCCCATCAAACAAACCGAGCTTGTTTCATCAGCAGCAGGAGCAAGTAAACAGTGAAG CGCGAAATCAGCTTCAGCCTGGCCCATCAGTTAGATCAAGCAtatttcagcagcagcagcaggagcaagTAGTAGATGGTGAAG TGCGAAATCAGCTTCATCCGGGCCCATCAAACAGATCAAACGTGtttcagcagcagcaggagcaagAAGATGGTGAAG tgaGAAATTCGCTTCAACCTGGCCCATCCAACAGACCGAGCATGTTTCGTCAGCAGCAGGAGCAAGCAAACGGTGAAG CACGAAATCAGCTTCAGCCTGTCCCATCAGTTAGATCAAGCATATTTcagcaacagcagcaggagcaagtAGACGGTGAAG TGCGAAGTCAGCTTCAGCCTGGCCCCTTAGCCAGATCGAACATGTTTCGTCAGCAGCAGGAGCAAGAAGATGGTGAAG TAGTTGATCTACCAGAAAAAAGAGCAGAATCTGGTGCTGGCACTGGTGGACCTACAGcaaaattttcttcatttcagcCTATGCCATCTACTTCCTCACTGCCACAACCACCACCCCATTTTGCTGCGACAACAGCAGGGTCTGCTCCTGCAGAAGACCTG TTTTCTTCTCATCAAGGCCATGCAGTAACATCTCAAACCAGATTAGACTCTGCTGCTGCATTAACAGGCTGCGGTGCTGCCACGGGATCAGGCACAATGTGCATTTCAAAActg CCCATGACTAGGGTGGTAACATCAGCTCAACAAAAGCCTGGAAGGACAGTTACTGCGAAAATTACTGGTCGTTCAGATTTTTCAGCAAAGAATCGTATTTGCAGTAACTTAGATGTCTTGGGTGTTTCGCCCCCCATGAATTCTGTTGTGGTGGAGAAACATCATCCTGTCACTCAG CAAACTATATCTCAAGCTGTTGCTGCTAAATATCCTCGAACTCTGCACCAGTCTTCTAATGCTATTGGCGTGAGACATCTAGGACacaatgggaaaactcctgcccAGACTCACAACAACATCCAGTCAATAAAGGTAGTGGAGTAG
- the POC5 gene encoding centrosomal protein POC5 isoform X1: MSSSEEKSASPVLPKDSDRGSSVSSDLQDEYEELLRYAVVTPKFEPSGLRQSDHMEVHQIPAGKSPGMSGYRHESAGVKWRCHGRTPELATSSRTTRIEVSAAVKESAHMDMEGLCPIRSEETCSPGSSSSQRDLQGTYVTDMSLSDDRVTHIESILDLWSGSLKTNVLTELRKWKLRFIEHHTLEMRQEREKHAADVRQLTNQMENLKELLHTYEISLGRKDEVIANLTQAIEKQKDRIELMKKFTKWRLQHFLGKQKAKEEMYANKLADRLYKLGLLKKAWAIWRSHFNTKWKETMEKAVQTSVESMRAALTNEYEAKLQTVNSALEEARSEIIELQNQRQDYEDAMKKAFMRGVCALNLEAMSMFQGKDFKLDQVGSQLQPGPSVRSSIFRQQQEQVNSEVRSQHQPGLSTRSSTFRQQQEQIDDDVRNQLRSGPSTRSSMFRQQQEQVNGEVRNTLHPGPSNRPSLFRQQQEQVNGEVRNPGPSNKPSLFHQQQEQVNSEARNQLQPGPSVRSSIFQQQQQEQVVDGEVRNQLHPGPSNRSNVFQQQQEQEDGEVRNSLQPGPSNRPSMFRQQQEQANGEARNQLQPVPSVRSSIFQQQQQEQVDGEVRSQLQPGPLARSNMFRQQQEQEDGEVVDLPEKRAESGAGTGGPTAKFSSFQPMPSTSSLPQPPPHFAATTAGSAPAEDLFSSHQGHAVTSQTRLDSAAALTGCGAATGSGTMCISKLPMTRVVTSAQQKPGRTVTAKITGRSDFSAKNRICSNLDVLGVSPPMNSVVVEKHHPVTQQTISQAVAAKYPRTLHQSSNAIGVRHLGHNGKTPAQTHNNIQSIKVVE, from the exons GAAAGAGTCCAGGAATGAGTGGCTACAGGCATGAAAGTGCAGGAGTGAAATGGAGGTGCCATGGAAGAACCCCAGAACTTGCAACATCTAGTCGAACAACAAGAATAGAAG tttCAGCGGCAGTAAAGGAGTCAGCTCATATGGACATGGAAGGACTTTGCCCAATCCGATCAGAAGAAACTTGTTCGCCAGGGTCCTCATCTAGTCAAAGAGATCTTCAAGGGACATATGTAACTGACATGAGCCTTTCAGATGATAGAGTGACCCACATAGAGAGCATTCTTGATCTGTGGAGTGGCAGCCTTAAA ACTAACGTTTTGACTGAGCTGAGGAAATGGAAACTTCGTTTTATTGAACATCATACCTTAGAGatgagacaagaaagagaaaagcatGCAGCCGATGTGAGACAATTGACTAATCAGATGGAGAACTTGAAGGAATTGCTTCATACGTATGAGATTTCCTTAGGGAGAAAGGATGAG gTAATTGCAAATCTAACACAGGCAAttgagaaacaaaaggacaggatagagttaATGAAAAAATTCACAAAATGGCGACTTCAGCATTTTTTGGGCAAACAAAAGGCCAAAGAAGAG ATGTACGCAAATAAACTGGCTGATCGGCTATATAAATTAGGCTTGTTGAAGAAAGCCTGGGCGATTTGGCGATCCCACTTTAATACAAAATGGAAAGAAACCATGGAAAAAGCTGTTCAGACGAGTGTGGAATCTATGCGTGCTGCACTCACCAATGAATATGAAGCCAAACTTCAAACG GTAAATAGCGCACTTGAGGAGGCCAGATCTGAAATTATTGAACTGCAGAACCAAAGACAAGATTATGAAGATGCCATGAAGAAGGCTTTCATGCGGGGTGTCTGTGCACTGAATTTAGAGGCAATGAGCATGTTTCAGGGCAAAGATTTCAAACTTGACCAGG tgggaAGTCAGCTTCAGCCTGGCCCATCAGTTAGATCAAGCATATTTCGTCAGCAACAGGAGCAAGTAAACAGTGAAG tgcgaAGTCAGCATCAGCCTGGCCTGTCAACCAGATCAAGCACGTTTCGTCAGCAGCAGGAGCAAATAGACGATGACG tgaGAAATCAGCTTCGTTCAGGCCCATCAACCAGATCAAGCATGTTTCGTCAGCAGCAGGAGCAAGTAAACGGTGAAG TGAGAAATACGCTTCATCCTGGCCCATCAAACAGACCGAGCTTGTTTCGTCAGCAGCAGGAGCAAGTAAACGGTGAAG TGAGAAATCCTGGCCCATCAAACAAACCGAGCTTGTTTCATCAGCAGCAGGAGCAAGTAAACAGTGAAG CGCGAAATCAGCTTCAGCCTGGCCCATCAGTTAGATCAAGCAtatttcagcagcagcagcaggagcaagTAGTAGATGGTGAAG TGCGAAATCAGCTTCATCCGGGCCCATCAAACAGATCAAACGTGtttcagcagcagcaggagcaagAAGATGGTGAAG tgaGAAATTCGCTTCAACCTGGCCCATCCAACAGACCGAGCATGTTTCGTCAGCAGCAGGAGCAAGCAAACGGTGAAG CACGAAATCAGCTTCAGCCTGTCCCATCAGTTAGATCAAGCATATTTcagcaacagcagcaggagcaagtAGACGGTGAAG TGCGAAGTCAGCTTCAGCCTGGCCCCTTAGCCAGATCGAACATGTTTCGTCAGCAGCAGGAGCAAGAAGATGGTGAAG TAGTTGATCTACCAGAAAAAAGAGCAGAATCTGGTGCTGGCACTGGTGGACCTACAGcaaaattttcttcatttcagcCTATGCCATCTACTTCCTCACTGCCACAACCACCACCCCATTTTGCTGCGACAACAGCAGGGTCTGCTCCTGCAGAAGACCTG TTTTCTTCTCATCAAGGCCATGCAGTAACATCTCAAACCAGATTAGACTCTGCTGCTGCATTAACAGGCTGCGGTGCTGCCACGGGATCAGGCACAATGTGCATTTCAAAActg CCCATGACTAGGGTGGTAACATCAGCTCAACAAAAGCCTGGAAGGACAGTTACTGCGAAAATTACTGGTCGTTCAGATTTTTCAGCAAAGAATCGTATTTGCAGTAACTTAGATGTCTTGGGTGTTTCGCCCCCCATGAATTCTGTTGTGGTGGAGAAACATCATCCTGTCACTCAG CAAACTATATCTCAAGCTGTTGCTGCTAAATATCCTCGAACTCTGCACCAGTCTTCTAATGCTATTGGCGTGAGACATCTAGGACacaatgggaaaactcctgcccAGACTCACAACAACATCCAGTCAATAAAGGTAGTGGAGTAG
- the POC5 gene encoding centrosomal protein POC5 isoform X6 has protein sequence MSSSEEKSASPVLPKDSDRGSSVSSDLQDEYEELLRYAVVTPKFEPSGLRQSDHMEVHQIPAGKSPGMSGYRHESAGVKWRCHGRTPELATSSRTTRIEVSAAVKESAHMDMEGLCPIRSEETCSPGSSSSQRDLQGTYVTDMSLSDDRVTHIESILDLWSGSLKTNVLTELRKWKLRFIEHHTLEMRQEREKHAADVRQLTNQMENLKELLHTYEISLGRKDEVIANLTQAIEKQKDRIELMKKFTKWRLQHFLGKQKAKEEMYANKLADRLYKLGLLKKAWAIWRSHFNTKWKETMEKAVQTSVESMRAALTNEYEAKLQTVNSALEEARSEIIELQNQRQDYEDAMKKAFMRGVCALNLEAMSMFQGKDFKLDQVGSQLQPGPSVRSSIFRQQQEQVNSEVRSQHQPGLSTRSSTFRQQQEQIDDDVRNQLRSGPSTRSSMFRQQQEQVNGEVRNTLHPGPSNRPSLFRQQQEQVNGEVRNPGPSNKPSLFHQQQEQVNSEVRNQLHPGPSNRSNVFQQQQEQEDGEVRNSLQPGPSNRPSMFRQQQEQANGEARNQLQPVPSVRSSIFQQQQQEQVDGEVRSQLQPGPLARSNMFRQQQEQEDGEVVDLPEKRAESGAGTGGPTAKFSSFQPMPSTSSLPQPPPHFAATTAGSAPAEDLFSSHQGHAVTSQTRLDSAAALTGCGAATGSGTMCISKLPMTRVVTSAQQKPGRTVTAKITGRSDFSAKNRICSNLDVLGVSPPMNSVVVEKHHPVTQQTISQAVAAKYPRTLHQSSNAIGVRHLGHNGKTPAQTHNNIQSIKVVE, from the exons GAAAGAGTCCAGGAATGAGTGGCTACAGGCATGAAAGTGCAGGAGTGAAATGGAGGTGCCATGGAAGAACCCCAGAACTTGCAACATCTAGTCGAACAACAAGAATAGAAG tttCAGCGGCAGTAAAGGAGTCAGCTCATATGGACATGGAAGGACTTTGCCCAATCCGATCAGAAGAAACTTGTTCGCCAGGGTCCTCATCTAGTCAAAGAGATCTTCAAGGGACATATGTAACTGACATGAGCCTTTCAGATGATAGAGTGACCCACATAGAGAGCATTCTTGATCTGTGGAGTGGCAGCCTTAAA ACTAACGTTTTGACTGAGCTGAGGAAATGGAAACTTCGTTTTATTGAACATCATACCTTAGAGatgagacaagaaagagaaaagcatGCAGCCGATGTGAGACAATTGACTAATCAGATGGAGAACTTGAAGGAATTGCTTCATACGTATGAGATTTCCTTAGGGAGAAAGGATGAG gTAATTGCAAATCTAACACAGGCAAttgagaaacaaaaggacaggatagagttaATGAAAAAATTCACAAAATGGCGACTTCAGCATTTTTTGGGCAAACAAAAGGCCAAAGAAGAG ATGTACGCAAATAAACTGGCTGATCGGCTATATAAATTAGGCTTGTTGAAGAAAGCCTGGGCGATTTGGCGATCCCACTTTAATACAAAATGGAAAGAAACCATGGAAAAAGCTGTTCAGACGAGTGTGGAATCTATGCGTGCTGCACTCACCAATGAATATGAAGCCAAACTTCAAACG GTAAATAGCGCACTTGAGGAGGCCAGATCTGAAATTATTGAACTGCAGAACCAAAGACAAGATTATGAAGATGCCATGAAGAAGGCTTTCATGCGGGGTGTCTGTGCACTGAATTTAGAGGCAATGAGCATGTTTCAGGGCAAAGATTTCAAACTTGACCAGG tgggaAGTCAGCTTCAGCCTGGCCCATCAGTTAGATCAAGCATATTTCGTCAGCAACAGGAGCAAGTAAACAGTGAAG tgcgaAGTCAGCATCAGCCTGGCCTGTCAACCAGATCAAGCACGTTTCGTCAGCAGCAGGAGCAAATAGACGATGACG tgaGAAATCAGCTTCGTTCAGGCCCATCAACCAGATCAAGCATGTTTCGTCAGCAGCAGGAGCAAGTAAACGGTGAAG TGAGAAATACGCTTCATCCTGGCCCATCAAACAGACCGAGCTTGTTTCGTCAGCAGCAGGAGCAAGTAAACGGTGAAG TGAGAAATCCTGGCCCATCAAACAAACCGAGCTTGTTTCATCAGCAGCAGGAGCAAGTAAACAGTGAAG TGCGAAATCAGCTTCATCCGGGCCCATCAAACAGATCAAACGTGtttcagcagcagcaggagcaagAAGATGGTGAAG tgaGAAATTCGCTTCAACCTGGCCCATCCAACAGACCGAGCATGTTTCGTCAGCAGCAGGAGCAAGCAAACGGTGAAG CACGAAATCAGCTTCAGCCTGTCCCATCAGTTAGATCAAGCATATTTcagcaacagcagcaggagcaagtAGACGGTGAAG TGCGAAGTCAGCTTCAGCCTGGCCCCTTAGCCAGATCGAACATGTTTCGTCAGCAGCAGGAGCAAGAAGATGGTGAAG TAGTTGATCTACCAGAAAAAAGAGCAGAATCTGGTGCTGGCACTGGTGGACCTACAGcaaaattttcttcatttcagcCTATGCCATCTACTTCCTCACTGCCACAACCACCACCCCATTTTGCTGCGACAACAGCAGGGTCTGCTCCTGCAGAAGACCTG TTTTCTTCTCATCAAGGCCATGCAGTAACATCTCAAACCAGATTAGACTCTGCTGCTGCATTAACAGGCTGCGGTGCTGCCACGGGATCAGGCACAATGTGCATTTCAAAActg CCCATGACTAGGGTGGTAACATCAGCTCAACAAAAGCCTGGAAGGACAGTTACTGCGAAAATTACTGGTCGTTCAGATTTTTCAGCAAAGAATCGTATTTGCAGTAACTTAGATGTCTTGGGTGTTTCGCCCCCCATGAATTCTGTTGTGGTGGAGAAACATCATCCTGTCACTCAG CAAACTATATCTCAAGCTGTTGCTGCTAAATATCCTCGAACTCTGCACCAGTCTTCTAATGCTATTGGCGTGAGACATCTAGGACacaatgggaaaactcctgcccAGACTCACAACAACATCCAGTCAATAAAGGTAGTGGAGTAG
- the POC5 gene encoding centrosomal protein POC5 isoform X10 encodes MSSSEEKSASPVLPKDSDRGSSVSSDLQDEYEELLRYAVVTPKFEPSGLRQSDHMEVHQIPAGKSPGMSGYRHESAGVKWRCHGRTPELATSSRTTRIEVSAAVKESAHMDMEGLCPIRSEETCSPGSSSSQRDLQGTYVTDMSLSDDRVTHIESILDLWSGSLKTNVLTELRKWKLRFIEHHTLEMRQEREKHAADVRQLTNQMENLKELLHTYEISLGRKDEVIANLTQAIEKQKDRIELMKKFTKWRLQHFLGKQKAKEEMYANKLADRLYKLGLLKKAWAIWRSHFNTKWKETMEKAVQTSVESMRAALTNEYEAKLQTVNSALEEARSEIIELQNQRQDYEDAMKKAFMRGVCALNLEAMSMFQGKDFKLDQVGSQLQPGPSVRSSIFRQQQEQVNSEVRSQHQPGLSTRSSTFRQQQEQIDDDVRNQLRSGPSTRSSMFRQQQEQVNGEVRNTLHPGPSNRPSLFRQQQEQVNVRNQLHPGPSNRSNVFQQQQEQEDGEVRNSLQPGPSNRPSMFRQQQEQANGEARNQLQPVPSVRSSIFQQQQQEQVDGEVRSQLQPGPLARSNMFRQQQEQEDGEVVDLPEKRAESGAGTGGPTAKFSSFQPMPSTSSLPQPPPHFAATTAGSAPAEDLFSSHQGHAVTSQTRLDSAAALTGCGAATGSGTMCISKLPMTRVVTSAQQKPGRTVTAKITGRSDFSAKNRICSNLDVLGVSPPMNSVVVEKHHPVTQQTISQAVAAKYPRTLHQSSNAIGVRHLGHNGKTPAQTHNNIQSIKVVE; translated from the exons GAAAGAGTCCAGGAATGAGTGGCTACAGGCATGAAAGTGCAGGAGTGAAATGGAGGTGCCATGGAAGAACCCCAGAACTTGCAACATCTAGTCGAACAACAAGAATAGAAG tttCAGCGGCAGTAAAGGAGTCAGCTCATATGGACATGGAAGGACTTTGCCCAATCCGATCAGAAGAAACTTGTTCGCCAGGGTCCTCATCTAGTCAAAGAGATCTTCAAGGGACATATGTAACTGACATGAGCCTTTCAGATGATAGAGTGACCCACATAGAGAGCATTCTTGATCTGTGGAGTGGCAGCCTTAAA ACTAACGTTTTGACTGAGCTGAGGAAATGGAAACTTCGTTTTATTGAACATCATACCTTAGAGatgagacaagaaagagaaaagcatGCAGCCGATGTGAGACAATTGACTAATCAGATGGAGAACTTGAAGGAATTGCTTCATACGTATGAGATTTCCTTAGGGAGAAAGGATGAG gTAATTGCAAATCTAACACAGGCAAttgagaaacaaaaggacaggatagagttaATGAAAAAATTCACAAAATGGCGACTTCAGCATTTTTTGGGCAAACAAAAGGCCAAAGAAGAG ATGTACGCAAATAAACTGGCTGATCGGCTATATAAATTAGGCTTGTTGAAGAAAGCCTGGGCGATTTGGCGATCCCACTTTAATACAAAATGGAAAGAAACCATGGAAAAAGCTGTTCAGACGAGTGTGGAATCTATGCGTGCTGCACTCACCAATGAATATGAAGCCAAACTTCAAACG GTAAATAGCGCACTTGAGGAGGCCAGATCTGAAATTATTGAACTGCAGAACCAAAGACAAGATTATGAAGATGCCATGAAGAAGGCTTTCATGCGGGGTGTCTGTGCACTGAATTTAGAGGCAATGAGCATGTTTCAGGGCAAAGATTTCAAACTTGACCAGG tgggaAGTCAGCTTCAGCCTGGCCCATCAGTTAGATCAAGCATATTTCGTCAGCAACAGGAGCAAGTAAACAGTGAAG tgcgaAGTCAGCATCAGCCTGGCCTGTCAACCAGATCAAGCACGTTTCGTCAGCAGCAGGAGCAAATAGACGATGACG tgaGAAATCAGCTTCGTTCAGGCCCATCAACCAGATCAAGCATGTTTCGTCAGCAGCAGGAGCAAGTAAACGGTGAAG TGAGAAATACGCTTCATCCTGGCCCATCAAACAGACCGAGCTTGTTTCGTCAGCAGCAGGAGCAAGTAAACG TGCGAAATCAGCTTCATCCGGGCCCATCAAACAGATCAAACGTGtttcagcagcagcaggagcaagAAGATGGTGAAG tgaGAAATTCGCTTCAACCTGGCCCATCCAACAGACCGAGCATGTTTCGTCAGCAGCAGGAGCAAGCAAACGGTGAAG CACGAAATCAGCTTCAGCCTGTCCCATCAGTTAGATCAAGCATATTTcagcaacagcagcaggagcaagtAGACGGTGAAG TGCGAAGTCAGCTTCAGCCTGGCCCCTTAGCCAGATCGAACATGTTTCGTCAGCAGCAGGAGCAAGAAGATGGTGAAG TAGTTGATCTACCAGAAAAAAGAGCAGAATCTGGTGCTGGCACTGGTGGACCTACAGcaaaattttcttcatttcagcCTATGCCATCTACTTCCTCACTGCCACAACCACCACCCCATTTTGCTGCGACAACAGCAGGGTCTGCTCCTGCAGAAGACCTG TTTTCTTCTCATCAAGGCCATGCAGTAACATCTCAAACCAGATTAGACTCTGCTGCTGCATTAACAGGCTGCGGTGCTGCCACGGGATCAGGCACAATGTGCATTTCAAAActg CCCATGACTAGGGTGGTAACATCAGCTCAACAAAAGCCTGGAAGGACAGTTACTGCGAAAATTACTGGTCGTTCAGATTTTTCAGCAAAGAATCGTATTTGCAGTAACTTAGATGTCTTGGGTGTTTCGCCCCCCATGAATTCTGTTGTGGTGGAGAAACATCATCCTGTCACTCAG CAAACTATATCTCAAGCTGTTGCTGCTAAATATCCTCGAACTCTGCACCAGTCTTCTAATGCTATTGGCGTGAGACATCTAGGACacaatgggaaaactcctgcccAGACTCACAACAACATCCAGTCAATAAAGGTAGTGGAGTAG